A genome region from Haloimpatiens massiliensis includes the following:
- the trxA gene encoding thioredoxin, producing MVKEISSMNFNTEVMEGSVPVVVDFWATWCGPCRMLGPVIEDVSNELSGKAKFVKVNVDENPDIAQKYGIASIPTVMVFKSGSVVGNMVGFRPKNEIMKILESHI from the coding sequence ATGGTTAAGGAAATAAGTTCAATGAATTTTAATACAGAGGTTATGGAAGGGAGTGTTCCAGTAGTAGTAGATTTTTGGGCAACTTGGTGTGGACCATGCAGAATGTTAGGTCCAGTTATAGAGGATGTTTCTAATGAATTATCTGGTAAAGCTAAATTTGTTAAAGTAAATGTAGATGAAAATCCAGATATAGCTCAAAAATACGGAATAGCAAGTATACCAACAGTAATGGTGTTTAAAAGTGGATCTGTAGTTGGAAATATGGTAGGTTTTAGACCTAAAAATGAAATAATGAAAATATTAGAATCACATATTTAA
- a CDS encoding cell wall hydrolase: protein MKKFKAFLLIFVLCIGLTKVEVLGKESTPLEYENSTKNLYKEEEKGLVAVFNDKQAYYISNDDIFLMSQIVYAESRGEPYNGKVAVASVILNRLVSPDFPNSVAGVVKQKNAFSCVKNGKINITPDEESSRAVLDALKGKDPTSKAVFFYNPKIATCSWMKNINKKNPKSIGNHIFFAVK, encoded by the coding sequence ATGAAAAAATTTAAAGCTTTTCTTTTAATCTTCGTCTTATGTATTGGACTAACAAAGGTCGAAGTACTGGGTAAGGAAAGCACACCACTAGAATACGAAAATTCTACTAAAAATTTATACAAAGAAGAAGAAAAAGGATTGGTGGCGGTTTTTAATGACAAGCAGGCTTATTATATTAGCAATGACGACATCTTTTTAATGTCTCAAATAGTTTATGCTGAAAGTCGAGGGGAACCCTATAATGGAAAAGTAGCAGTAGCTTCTGTTATATTAAATAGATTGGTTAGTCCTGATTTTCCAAATTCCGTAGCGGGGGTTGTAAAACAAAAAAATGCCTTTTCCTGTGTGAAAAATGGCAAAATTAACATTACACCTGATGAAGAAAGTTCCCGTGCAGTATTAGATGCTTTAAAAGGAAAGGATCCTACTTCTAAAGCTGTATTCTTTTATAATCCTAAAATAGCTACCTGTTCTTGGATGAAAAATATAAATAAAAAGAATCCTAAGTCCATAGGAAATCATATATTTTTCGCAGTTAAATAA
- the ptsP gene encoding phosphoenolpyruvate--protein phosphotransferase, with product MLKKGISASKGYAIGKVVIKKEQELNVVEEKVQDIIAEKQRLKDAAEASRDQLIKIKEKAEKEVGKDKAAVFESHMMLLDDPEFTGAIEMNIESASVNAEKALKDVIDMYMGIFAAMEDEYMRERAADVKDVGDRILKNLLGVTSGDLSDIEENTVVVAHDLTPSDTAQLDKSKVIAFLTNIGGRTSHSAIMARTLEIPAVVGLQNITEEVKDGDLVIVDGIEGIVEINPSEETIKAYEEKKAKFQGEQEELKKLISVETVTKAGKRVEVVGNIGKREDVHQVIENGGDGVGLFRTEFLYMDRNDMPTEEEQFESYKYVAEKLEGKPVVIRTLDIGGDKKLPYLPLPEEMNPFLGYRAIRLCLDRKDIFKVQLRALLRASAYGNIKIMFPMISSVSEFLDAKGVLKECMEELKVEGKDFNENLEVGMMVEIPAAAVAADEFAKHADFFSIGTNDLIQYTLAADRMNEKVSYLYDPLHPAVLALIKNTIDAAHRAGKWCGMCGEVAGDERVIPLLVEYDLDEFSMSATSILKAKQIIMETEVK from the coding sequence ATGTTGAAAAAAGGTATTTCAGCATCAAAAGGATATGCTATAGGAAAAGTTGTTATAAAAAAAGAACAAGAATTAAATGTGGTAGAGGAAAAAGTTCAGGATATAATAGCAGAAAAACAAAGATTAAAGGATGCAGCTGAGGCATCAAGAGATCAGTTAATTAAAATAAAAGAGAAGGCAGAAAAAGAGGTAGGAAAGGATAAGGCAGCAGTTTTCGAAAGTCATATGATGCTTTTAGATGATCCTGAATTTACTGGTGCCATAGAGATGAATATAGAATCAGCAAGTGTAAATGCTGAGAAAGCTCTTAAGGATGTAATTGATATGTACATGGGCATATTTGCAGCTATGGAAGATGAGTACATGAGAGAAAGAGCAGCAGACGTTAAAGATGTAGGAGATAGAATATTAAAAAATTTATTGGGAGTAACTTCTGGAGATTTAAGTGATATAGAAGAAAATACTGTAGTAGTGGCTCATGATTTAACACCATCAGACACAGCGCAGTTAGATAAAAGCAAAGTAATCGCTTTCTTAACTAATATAGGAGGAAGAACTTCTCATAGTGCTATAATGGCAAGAACACTTGAGATACCAGCAGTAGTAGGACTTCAAAATATAACTGAAGAAGTTAAAGATGGAGACTTAGTTATAGTTGATGGTATAGAAGGAATAGTAGAGATTAATCCAAGTGAAGAAACAATAAAAGCTTATGAAGAAAAGAAGGCTAAATTTCAAGGAGAGCAAGAAGAACTTAAAAAATTAATAAGCGTTGAAACAGTAACAAAGGCAGGAAAGCGTGTTGAAGTAGTTGGAAACATAGGAAAACGAGAGGATGTACATCAAGTTATAGAAAATGGTGGAGATGGAGTAGGGCTATTTAGAACAGAGTTTCTATACATGGATAGAAATGACATGCCAACAGAAGAAGAACAATTTGAATCTTATAAGTATGTAGCGGAAAAATTAGAAGGAAAACCTGTGGTAATAAGAACACTTGACATAGGTGGAGACAAAAAGCTTCCATACTTACCATTACCGGAAGAAATGAACCCTTTCTTAGGTTATAGGGCTATAAGATTATGTTTAGATAGAAAAGACATATTTAAGGTTCAATTAAGAGCTTTATTGAGAGCATCAGCTTATGGAAATATTAAGATAATGTTCCCTATGATATCTTCAGTATCAGAGTTTTTAGATGCTAAGGGAGTACTTAAAGAGTGTATGGAAGAGTTAAAGGTTGAGGGAAAAGACTTTAATGAAAATTTAGAAGTAGGTATGATGGTGGAAATACCAGCTGCTGCAGTAGCTGCAGATGAATTTGCTAAACACGCGGACTTTTTCAGTATAGGAACAAATGATTTAATTCAATATACATTAGCTGCAGATAGAATGAATGAAAAGGTATCATACTTATATGATCCATTGCATCCAGCAGTATTAGCTTTAATAAAAAATACAATAGATGCTGCCCACAGAGCAGGTAAATGGTGTGGAATGTGTGGAGAAGTGGCAGGAGATGAAAGGGTTATACCTTTATTAGTAGAATATGATTTAGATGAATTCTCTATGAGTGCAACTTCCATATTAAAAGCTAAACAAATAATAATGGAAACAGAAGTAAAATAG
- the buk gene encoding butyrate kinase: protein MGKKYVLAINPGSTSTKIAIYEGDNCVLSQSLSHDSEEIKKYDKIYDQKNMRTDMILKWLEENNIKLEELQGVVGRGGLLRPMPGGTYKVTEAMLEDLKLGYQGQHASNLGGIIAEEIGKKAEVNSFIVDPVAVDEVEEVSRISGLPEIPRRSLVHALNVKAVTRRVCKKLNKSFSDSSFVVAHIGGGITISPVKNGRILDCNNANEEGPFSPERAAGLPVGDVVELIFSKKYDAKKFKKKIIGEGGLVGYLGTNDARKVEKMIDAGDQKALLVFKAFAYQIAKEIAAMATVLNGKLDGIILTGGVAYDKKIVDWISEMVGFIAPVQVVPGEDEMLALAQGALRVINGEEKAKIYEEEVQIK from the coding sequence ATGGGAAAAAAATATGTTTTAGCAATTAATCCAGGCTCTACCTCTACCAAGATAGCTATATATGAAGGTGATAATTGTGTTTTATCACAAAGTCTTTCTCATGATTCAGAGGAAATAAAAAAATACGATAAAATTTATGATCAGAAAAATATGAGAACAGATATGATATTGAAGTGGCTGGAAGAAAATAATATAAAGTTAGAAGAACTTCAGGGAGTAGTAGGCAGAGGTGGACTTTTAAGACCCATGCCAGGAGGAACCTATAAAGTTACAGAGGCTATGCTTGAAGATTTAAAATTAGGATATCAAGGACAACATGCTTCCAATTTAGGTGGGATCATAGCTGAGGAAATAGGTAAGAAAGCAGAGGTTAATTCTTTTATTGTAGATCCAGTAGCAGTAGATGAAGTAGAAGAAGTATCGAGAATATCAGGTCTCCCAGAGATTCCAAGGAGATCTTTAGTTCATGCTTTAAACGTAAAAGCAGTTACTAGAAGGGTGTGTAAGAAACTAAACAAATCTTTTTCAGATAGTAGTTTCGTAGTGGCACATATAGGTGGTGGAATAACTATTTCACCAGTTAAAAATGGAAGAATATTAGATTGTAATAATGCTAACGAAGAGGGACCTTTTTCACCGGAAAGAGCAGCAGGGCTTCCAGTAGGTGATGTGGTTGAATTGATTTTTAGTAAAAAGTATGATGCAAAGAAGTTTAAGAAAAAGATTATTGGCGAAGGTGGACTAGTTGGATATTTAGGAACTAATGATGCTAGGAAAGTAGAAAAAATGATAGATGCTGGAGACCAGAAAGCATTATTAGTATTTAAAGCTTTTGCATATCAAATTGCTAAGGAAATAGCAGCTATGGCTACTGTTTTAAATGGTAAATTAGATGGTATAATTCTAACTGGTGGAGTGGCCTATGATAAGAAAATCGTAGATTGGATAAGTGAAATGGTAGGGTTTATTGCCCCTGTGCAGGTAGTTCCTGGAGAAGATGAGATGCTAGCTTTAGCACAAGGGGCATTAAGAGTTATAAATGGAGAAGAAAAGGCTAAAATTTATGAGGAAGAGGTGCAGATAAAATGA
- a CDS encoding NAD(P)/FAD-dependent oxidoreductase, translating to MNDRYDIAIIGSGPAGLSAAINAKIRNKKVIVFGNEHFSNKLIKAPKINNYLGFYSINGQELKKQFENHIKSMNINVKFERINNVYAMGDYFALMAGDNTYEAKTVILATGIEFTRPLKGEEEFLGRGVGYCATCDAPLYRNKIVSIIGYNREAEEEANFVSELAAKVYYIPMYNGEYALRDTVELVKDTPLEVTGDLKVKKLVLKNRHIETDGIFPLKDSVPPSQLVPGLEMEEGHIKVDKNMQTNIPGCFACGDCVGKPYAYMKSAGEGQVAALKAVNLLDSMTK from the coding sequence ATGAATGATAGATATGATATAGCTATAATAGGCAGTGGACCTGCAGGTTTATCTGCAGCTATTAATGCTAAAATTAGAAATAAAAAAGTAATAGTGTTTGGCAATGAACATTTTAGTAATAAACTTATAAAAGCTCCAAAGATAAATAATTATTTGGGGTTTTATAGTATTAATGGGCAAGAACTTAAAAAACAGTTTGAAAATCATATAAAATCTATGAATATAAATGTGAAATTTGAAAGAATAAACAATGTTTATGCTATGGGTGATTATTTTGCATTAATGGCAGGAGACAATACCTATGAGGCTAAAACTGTTATTTTAGCAACAGGTATAGAATTTACAAGACCTTTAAAAGGCGAGGAAGAATTTTTAGGCAGGGGTGTTGGTTATTGTGCTACCTGTGATGCACCTTTATATAGAAATAAGATTGTAAGTATAATAGGCTATAATAGAGAAGCTGAAGAAGAAGCTAATTTTGTTTCTGAATTAGCAGCTAAGGTTTATTATATACCTATGTATAATGGGGAATATGCCTTAAGAGATACTGTGGAACTTGTAAAAGATACTCCTTTAGAAGTAACAGGAGATTTAAAGGTAAAAAAATTAGTGTTGAAAAATAGGCACATAGAAACTGATGGTATATTTCCACTAAAGGATAGTGTTCCACCAAGTCAATTAGTTCCTGGACTAGAAATGGAAGAAGGTCATATTAAGGTGGATAAAAATATGCAAACTAATATACCAGGATGTTTTGCCTGTGGAGATTGTGTAGGAAAACCTTATGCATATATGAAATCAGCTGGAGAAGGCCAAGTAGCAGCGTTGAAAGCTGTAAATTTATTAGACAGTATGACAAAATAA
- the cdaA gene encoding diadenylate cyclase CdaA has product MQAINIIIKTIRDINIISLLDIIVVAYIFYKIYNLIKETRAEQLLKGIILIFLMIPVSSFLHLDMLNWILNKTLPIGLLTFVVIFQPEIRRALEHIGRSTFDKHIIEDDETMEKVITEVVTAVENLSESKTGALIVIEQRTGLGEIINTGTKIDAIVSSALLENIFVVNTPLHDGATIIRNDRIVCSGCVLPLTNNNNINKKLGTRHRAAIGISENSDALTIIVSEETGTISLAVNGGLTRNYDKDKLKDILIKIMQFRKNKKISFKEKVKGWIRRKEKTS; this is encoded by the coding sequence ATGCAGGCAATTAATATAATAATCAAAACTATTAGGGATATAAATATAATTTCCTTATTAGATATAATTGTGGTAGCTTATATATTTTACAAAATATATAATTTAATAAAGGAAACCAGGGCGGAGCAACTTCTTAAAGGTATAATTCTTATATTTTTAATGATACCTGTAAGTAGTTTCTTGCATCTGGATATGCTCAATTGGATTTTAAACAAAACATTGCCTATAGGTTTACTTACTTTTGTTGTTATTTTTCAGCCAGAAATTAGAAGAGCTCTTGAACATATAGGGAGAAGTACTTTTGATAAACATATAATAGAAGATGATGAAACTATGGAGAAGGTTATTACTGAGGTAGTAACGGCAGTAGAAAATTTATCTGAAAGTAAAACGGGGGCCCTAATAGTTATAGAACAAAGAACTGGTTTAGGAGAAATAATTAATACAGGAACAAAGATAGATGCAATTGTTAGTTCAGCTCTTTTAGAGAACATCTTTGTCGTAAATACTCCATTGCATGATGGAGCTACAATAATAAGAAATGATAGAATAGTATGTTCGGGATGTGTTCTTCCTCTTACAAATAATAATAATATAAATAAAAAATTAGGTACGAGACATAGGGCGGCTATAGGAATATCGGAAAATTCAGATGCCTTAACTATAATTGTGTCCGAAGAAACGGGGACTATTTCTTTAGCTGTTAATGGTGGATTAACACGCAATTATGATAAAGATAAGCTAAAGGATATACTTATAAAAATAATGCAGTTTAGAAAGAATAAAAAGATTTCTTTTAAAGAGAAGGTGAAGGGATGGATAAGAAGAAAAGAAAAGACTTCATAA
- a CDS encoding CdaR family protein yields MDKKKRKDFIIKICCLIVAFGLWLYISNIENPIKTTVIRNVKVNIINKDILSQYNLVQLPKQSYTVNITVKGATSDIYALKASSFKLEADMSSYALKKGTMRIPVEVKSSPSNISIINTESLWVKMELDNFVEKKVPVKLNIKGEAKNGFKTASPLITPTNVTVSGAEQYVNYVSAVSTDVDLANEEKNIDGTYKVRPVDISGNIVDYVAVEPNGIKVQIALDKTKYVPIEANIKSSKDKFLTGVSIVPESVSISGDEYRVKKIEKILTEEIDLNNVNNGATVEIPLRIPEGIKASYKGNVKVKITYNTIIQKNISLKVDVKNLKDNLEAVLNKEEVLVTVSGNEGKIKSLKNTDMKCSIDLNSLGEGIHNIPVKIELPDGIKNISYNPKTISVTIKKKEVTETDGNSNQ; encoded by the coding sequence ATGGATAAGAAGAAAAGAAAAGACTTCATAATTAAAATATGTTGTTTAATTGTTGCCTTTGGTCTATGGCTTTATATATCAAATATTGAAAATCCTATTAAGACCACAGTTATAAGAAATGTTAAAGTAAATATTATAAATAAAGATATTTTGTCACAATATAACTTAGTGCAATTGCCAAAACAAAGCTACACAGTAAATATAACAGTAAAGGGTGCTACCAGTGATATTTATGCTTTAAAAGCATCTTCATTTAAATTAGAAGCAGATATGAGCAGTTATGCATTGAAGAAAGGAACCATGAGAATACCTGTGGAGGTAAAGAGTTCACCAAGTAATATAAGTATAATAAATACAGAGAGTTTATGGGTTAAAATGGAGTTAGATAATTTTGTAGAAAAGAAGGTACCAGTGAAGTTAAATATTAAAGGTGAGGCAAAAAATGGATTTAAAACAGCATCACCACTAATTACTCCAACTAATGTTACAGTTAGTGGAGCAGAGCAATATGTAAATTACGTAAGTGCTGTTTCTACAGATGTGGATTTGGCAAATGAAGAAAAAAATATAGATGGAACATATAAGGTGAGACCAGTAGATATATCAGGAAATATAGTGGATTACGTTGCAGTGGAGCCTAATGGTATAAAAGTTCAAATTGCTTTAGATAAAACAAAGTATGTTCCAATAGAAGCAAATATTAAATCCTCAAAGGATAAGTTTCTTACAGGTGTATCTATTGTTCCAGAAAGTGTATCTATTTCAGGAGATGAATATAGGGTTAAAAAAATAGAAAAAATACTTACAGAAGAAATTGATTTAAATAATGTAAACAATGGTGCAACTGTTGAAATACCATTAAGAATCCCAGAGGGTATAAAAGCATCTTATAAGGGAAACGTTAAAGTTAAAATAACCTATAATACTATAATTCAGAAAAATATTTCCTTAAAGGTTGATGTTAAAAATTTAAAGGATAACTTAGAAGCAGTTCTAAATAAAGAGGAAGTTTTAGTTACAGTATCAGGGAATGAGGGTAAAATAAAATCTCTTAAAAATACAGATATGAAATGTTCTATTGATCTTAATTCATTAGGAGAAGGTATTCATAATATACCAGTTAAAATAGAATTACCTGATGGAATAAAAAATATTTCATACAATCCCAAAACAATTAGTGTAACAATTAAAAAGAAGGAAGTGACCGAAACAGATGGCAATTCGAATCAATAA
- a CDS encoding NAD(P)/FAD-dependent oxidoreductase, whose amino-acid sequence MAIRINNVVLNIDEDISKVKEKALKKLKLKEKDIESFKIIRESIDARKKDNIRFNYTVEVSCEKEQRVISKANNKDIKLEHKAYDDQITFGNEKLVNRPIIVGMGPAGMFAGLIMAENGYNPIIVERGEKVEERTESVNEFWKSGNLNLNSNVQFGEGGAGTFSDGKLTTRIKDTRCDYILEKFVKYGAPEEIIYKGKPHIGTDILKIVVKNIRKRIIELGGEIRFNSLLQDIVTENGEIKYAIVNGEEIPCEVLILAIGHSSRDTYTMLHNKNIFMSPKPFAIGVRVEHLQEFINVNQYGKYANHPRLKSADYRLSYTSKNTNRSVYSFCMCPGGEVVAAASEQGRLVTNGMSYYKRDKQNANSAVVVSVGPKDFDSGNPLSGMEFQRHYESLAYKAGGGGYIAPLQLLGDFFKDQKSHKLGKVKPTYTPGYNFTDLRECLPKYVVDTMKEGFKDFDKKIHGFAAEDTLLTGIETRTSAPVRIERNENLESISVRGLYPAGEGAGYAGGIVSAAVDGLKVAENIMKEYKPYI is encoded by the coding sequence ATGGCAATTCGAATCAATAATGTAGTATTAAATATAGATGAGGATATAAGTAAAGTTAAAGAAAAAGCCTTAAAAAAGTTGAAATTAAAGGAAAAGGATATAGAAAGTTTTAAAATAATAAGAGAATCCATAGATGCTAGAAAAAAAGATAATATTAGATTTAATTACACTGTAGAAGTGAGTTGTGAAAAAGAACAAAGAGTAATTTCTAAGGCCAATAATAAAGATATCAAGCTTGAACATAAGGCATATGATGATCAGATAACTTTTGGCAATGAAAAATTAGTTAATAGACCAATAATTGTAGGTATGGGACCGGCAGGGATGTTTGCCGGTCTTATTATGGCTGAAAATGGGTATAATCCCATTATAGTAGAAAGAGGTGAAAAAGTAGAAGAAAGAACGGAATCTGTTAATGAGTTTTGGAAAAGTGGAAATTTAAACTTAAATTCTAATGTGCAGTTTGGTGAAGGTGGTGCAGGAACTTTTTCGGATGGGAAACTGACTACTAGAATAAAAGATACTAGATGTGATTATATATTAGAAAAATTTGTTAAATACGGGGCGCCAGAAGAAATTATATATAAGGGAAAACCTCATATAGGAACAGATATATTAAAAATTGTGGTTAAAAATATAAGAAAAAGAATAATAGAATTAGGGGGAGAAATTAGATTTAACAGCCTACTCCAAGATATAGTAACGGAAAATGGAGAAATTAAGTATGCTATAGTAAATGGAGAGGAAATACCTTGTGAAGTATTGATATTAGCTATAGGACATAGTTCAAGGGATACATATACTATGTTACATAATAAAAATATATTTATGTCACCTAAACCTTTTGCTATAGGGGTTAGAGTAGAACATTTACAAGAATTTATAAATGTAAATCAGTATGGTAAATATGCTAATCATCCTAGGTTAAAATCAGCAGATTATAGATTAAGTTATACTAGTAAGAATACAAATAGGTCTGTTTATAGCTTCTGTATGTGTCCAGGAGGAGAAGTGGTGGCAGCAGCTTCAGAACAGGGAAGATTAGTAACAAATGGTATGAGTTATTACAAAAGGGATAAGCAAAATGCAAATTCAGCAGTAGTTGTTTCTGTTGGACCAAAAGATTTTGATTCAGGCAATCCGTTAAGTGGAATGGAATTTCAAAGACATTATGAAAGCTTAGCTTATAAGGCGGGTGGAGGTGGATATATTGCTCCACTGCAGTTATTAGGAGATTTTTTTAAAGATCAAAAGAGTCATAAGCTAGGGAAAGTAAAGCCCACATATACACCAGGATATAACTTTACAGATTTAAGAGAATGTTTGCCTAAATATGTGGTAGATACCATGAAGGAAGGATTCAAGGACTTTGATAAAAAAATACATGGATTTGCAGCAGAAGATACTTTATTAACAGGTATAGAAACTAGGACTTCAGCTCCTGTTAGAATTGAGAGAAATGAAAATTTAGAAAGTATATCTGTAAGGGGTCTTTATCCAGCGGGGGAAGGAGCTGGATATGCTGGTGGTATAGTATCGGCAGCGGTAGATGGACTTAAAGTAGCAGAAAATATTATGAAGGAATACAAACCATATATTTAA
- the ptb gene encoding phosphate butyryltransferase yields MIKNFEEVLQKAKSIERKIVSVAVAQDEPVLMAIKNAKENGIADAILVGDKEEIISIGTKIGMNMADYDIVDEKDYKKAALKAVELVSSKKADMVMKGLVDTANFLRAVLNKEVGLRTGHLMSHVAVFQIPTLDRLLFLTDAAFNMYPELKEKVDIVNNAVKVAHSVGIECPKVAPICAVEVVNPNMPATLDAATLSKMSDRGQIKGCVIDGPLGLDNAISEEAAKHKKVSGPVAGQADIVLMPNIEAGNVMYKTLTYTTDSKNGGLLVGTSAPVVLTSRADSEETKLNSIALAALVAELLKKNK; encoded by the coding sequence ATGATAAAAAATTTTGAGGAAGTTTTACAAAAGGCTAAAAGTATAGAAAGAAAGATAGTATCAGTGGCAGTGGCACAAGATGAACCAGTTCTTATGGCCATTAAAAATGCAAAGGAGAATGGAATTGCAGATGCTATATTAGTTGGAGATAAGGAGGAAATAATCTCCATTGGAACAAAAATAGGAATGAATATGGCAGACTATGATATAGTAGATGAAAAGGATTACAAAAAGGCGGCATTGAAAGCTGTAGAATTAGTATCTTCCAAGAAAGCGGATATGGTTATGAAAGGGCTTGTAGATACTGCTAATTTTTTAAGAGCTGTATTGAATAAAGAAGTTGGACTTAGGACAGGACATTTAATGTCACATGTAGCTGTGTTTCAAATACCAACACTAGATAGATTACTATTTTTAACAGATGCGGCATTTAATATGTATCCAGAACTTAAAGAAAAAGTGGACATAGTAAATAATGCAGTTAAAGTAGCTCATTCGGTAGGAATAGAGTGTCCTAAAGTAGCACCAATATGTGCTGTAGAAGTAGTTAATCCTAATATGCCAGCTACTTTAGATGCAGCAACTCTTTCAAAAATGAGTGATAGAGGACAAATAAAAGGATGCGTTATAGATGGACCTTTAGGACTAGACAATGCTATTTCGGAAGAAGCTGCAAAACATAAAAAGGTTTCAGGACCAGTAGCTGGACAGGCAGATATAGTGCTAATGCCAAATATTGAAGCAGGAAATGTAATGTATAAAACATTAACTTACACAACTGATAGTAAAAATGGGGGACTTTTAGTTGGAACTTCTGCTCCAGTTGTATTAACTTCAAGAGCAGACAGTGAGGAAACCAAGTTAAACTCAATAGCTTTAGCAGCACTTGTGGCAGAACTTTTAAAGAAGAATAAGTAA